The Mycobacterium paragordonae genome includes a region encoding these proteins:
- a CDS encoding YoaK family protein, whose product MQRDRTTRPSSSSKRAQGLLLGYSGVLAFVAGFVNAVALLLLAFPVGNLTAVTTQLGMNTANPLLYEGHILAAILLGFWFGAITAGAILGHSHHLPGPRHAAVLAAEATLLVLAALGVEETQVRAAIEAVGVEQTAVQALLAAAALGMQNGLTSSFRGMAIRTTHFTGTVTDLGLMIGRARRQGIEKWKAAVLSLTLVLFLAGGTAGLLIGTSLEGYALLVPAALCGTVAAASSLNGRKFPVLAPIGRPRVAEPAPASA is encoded by the coding sequence ATGCAACGCGACCGCACCACTCGACCCTCATCGTCGAGCAAGCGAGCCCAGGGATTGTTGCTCGGGTACAGCGGCGTTCTGGCGTTCGTCGCCGGCTTCGTCAATGCGGTCGCCCTGCTGCTGCTCGCCTTCCCGGTCGGCAACCTCACCGCCGTCACGACCCAGCTCGGCATGAACACCGCCAACCCGCTGCTGTACGAAGGCCACATCCTCGCCGCGATCCTGCTGGGATTCTGGTTCGGCGCCATCACTGCCGGGGCCATCCTCGGCCACAGTCACCACCTACCCGGCCCACGGCATGCCGCGGTCCTGGCCGCCGAGGCGACCCTGCTGGTCCTCGCCGCGCTTGGCGTGGAAGAAACTCAGGTCAGGGCAGCCATCGAGGCAGTCGGGGTCGAGCAGACCGCGGTGCAGGCGCTGCTGGCGGCCGCGGCGCTCGGCATGCAGAACGGGCTCACGTCGAGTTTCCGCGGGATGGCGATCCGCACCACCCACTTCACCGGCACGGTCACCGACCTCGGGTTGATGATCGGCCGCGCCCGGCGGCAGGGAATCGAGAAGTGGAAGGCCGCGGTCCTGTCGCTGACCCTGGTCCTCTTCCTGGCCGGCGGTACCGCGGGCCTGCTGATCGGGACGTCGCTCGAGGGCTACGCGCTGTTGGTGCCGGCGGCGCTGTGCGGCACCGTCGCGGCGGCGAGCTCGCTGAACGGCCGGAAGTTCCCGGTGCTGGCGCCGATTGGGCGCCCGCGCGTCGCAGAACCCGCCCCGGCGAGCGCCTGA